One segment of Paraburkholderia caribensis DNA contains the following:
- the nikC gene encoding nickel transporter permease yields the protein MNTPRPTLKEWLLTDTPASRRQAALGLAYRRWRRFRGNPLSVFGFSILVLLVIVAIIGPWIAPHDPLRQVLSDRLLPPGSASHWLGTDQLGRDILSRIIYGSRLTLSIAILVVVVVVPIGLLIGTTAGFFGGWVDNVLMRVTDIALAFPKIVLALAFAAALGPGVFNAVIAISITAWPAYARLARAETLRLVQTDFIHVARLQGASNLRILLRYIVPLCSSSVIVRATLDMAGIILTVAGLGFLGLGAQPPSPEWGFMVASGRNVLLDSWWVATIPGFAILLVSLAFNLLGDGLRDVFDPRHGD from the coding sequence ATGAATACGCCCCGTCCGACCTTGAAGGAATGGCTGCTGACCGACACGCCCGCATCGCGCCGGCAGGCGGCGCTCGGCCTCGCATACCGGCGCTGGCGGCGCTTCAGGGGCAATCCGCTGTCGGTGTTCGGCTTTTCGATTCTCGTGCTGCTGGTGATCGTCGCGATCATCGGGCCGTGGATCGCGCCGCACGACCCGCTCAGGCAGGTGTTGTCCGACCGGCTGTTGCCGCCCGGCTCGGCGTCTCACTGGCTCGGCACCGATCAGCTCGGCCGCGATATTCTTTCGCGCATCATTTACGGGTCGCGCCTGACGCTCTCCATAGCGATCCTCGTCGTCGTGGTCGTCGTGCCCATCGGACTTCTGATCGGCACGACGGCGGGCTTTTTCGGCGGCTGGGTCGACAACGTACTGATGCGCGTGACCGACATCGCACTCGCCTTTCCGAAGATCGTGCTTGCGCTCGCGTTCGCGGCGGCTTTGGGGCCGGGTGTGTTCAATGCGGTGATCGCCATTTCGATCACCGCATGGCCCGCGTATGCGCGCCTCGCGCGCGCCGAGACATTGCGGCTCGTACAGACCGACTTCATTCACGTTGCGCGGCTGCAAGGCGCGTCTAATCTGCGCATTTTGCTGCGCTATATCGTGCCGCTCTGCTCGTCGTCGGTGATCGTGCGCGCGACGCTCGACATGGCGGGCATTATTCTGACCGTCGCGGGCCTGGGCTTTCTCGGACTCGGCGCGCAACCGCCGAGTCCCGAATGGGGCTTCATGGTCGCTTCGGGCCGCAACGTGCTGCTCGATTCGTGGTGGGTCGCCACCATTCCAGGCTTTGCGATTCTGCTCGTGAGCCTCGCGTTCAATCTGCTAGGCGACGGATTGCGCGACGTTTTCGATCCGCGCCATGGAGACTGA
- a CDS encoding IS481 family transposase: MPWDVKDIMNRREDFVREAATQALAFSELCRKYTITRQTGYKWLARHRAEGIKGLADRSRRPHHSPKRSAQTIEARVLEMRQAHGWGGRKIAQRLRDLGETQIPAPATITEILRRHGLIDEQASRQRQHWQRFEHEYPNSLWQMDFKGDFPTLESGRCAPLTVIDDHSRYNVVLSACSRTTTQVVQEALERAFRCYGLPSCINTDNGAPWGSPSAPGQLTELAVWLIRLGIHVSYSRPYHPQTNGKDERFHRSLKAEVLQRHAFTTHEHVQRELDRWRQVYNTERPHEALGMAVPLTRYACSLRRMPGRLPEPEYRCGDAVLRVNSSGVVRVRGEKLKLSIALKGLQVAARPSEDEDGVIDIWFAHQRVAKLDLKAAKP, encoded by the coding sequence ATGCCCTGGGATGTAAAAGACATCATGAATCGCCGCGAAGATTTCGTCCGTGAGGCCGCCACACAGGCGCTCGCGTTCAGCGAACTGTGCCGCAAATACACGATCACCCGCCAGACCGGCTACAAGTGGCTGGCCCGTCACAGGGCGGAAGGCATCAAGGGCCTGGCCGACCGCTCCCGCCGCCCGCATCACAGTCCCAAACGCTCAGCGCAGACCATCGAGGCGCGGGTGCTCGAAATGCGCCAGGCGCACGGCTGGGGCGGGCGCAAGATCGCCCAGCGCCTGCGCGATCTGGGCGAAACACAGATTCCCGCGCCCGCCACGATCACTGAGATCCTGCGCCGTCACGGGCTCATCGATGAACAGGCGTCGCGCCAGCGCCAGCACTGGCAGCGCTTCGAGCACGAGTATCCGAACTCGCTGTGGCAGATGGACTTCAAGGGTGACTTCCCGACCCTGGAGAGCGGACGCTGCGCGCCATTGACGGTCATCGATGACCACTCGCGCTACAACGTCGTGCTGAGCGCCTGCTCGCGCACCACCACGCAGGTCGTGCAGGAAGCGCTGGAGCGGGCGTTCCGCTGCTACGGGCTGCCTTCGTGCATCAACACCGACAACGGCGCGCCATGGGGCTCGCCCAGCGCGCCGGGCCAGCTCACCGAGCTCGCGGTCTGGCTGATCCGGCTGGGCATCCATGTGAGCTATAGCCGGCCGTATCACCCGCAGACCAACGGCAAGGATGAACGGTTTCACCGCTCGCTGAAGGCCGAAGTGTTGCAGCGGCATGCGTTCACCACGCACGAGCACGTGCAGCGGGAACTGGATCGCTGGCGGCAGGTGTACAACACCGAGCGTCCGCACGAGGCACTGGGAATGGCGGTGCCGCTCACCCGCTACGCGTGCAGCCTGCGCAGGATGCCTGGGCGGCTGCCAGAGCCCGAATACCGCTGCGGCGACGCGGTTTTACGGGTCAACTCAAGCGGCGTGGTGCGCGTGCGCGGCGAGAAACTGAAGCTCTCGATCGCACTCAAGGGGCTGCAGGTGGCCGCCCGCCCGAGCGAGGACGAAGACGGTGTGATTGACATCTGGTTCGCCCATCAGCGGGTCGCAAAACTTGACCTGAAGGCAGCAAAACCCTGA
- a CDS encoding ABC transporter substrate-binding protein: MNLVLRNALAAVAVVSALTLTMTTTSTALAATPKDMLVIATTLDEFSTLDPGEVYELVPEEYVANTYDRLVRVDLKDPSKFNGDVAQSWTVSPDGLTFTFKIRPDLKFHSGNPLTADDVAWSIQRCVLLDKGAAAVLQGIGLTKDNALQNVKKIDDSTVSITTDQKYAPTFVLNVLGAWPASVLDKKLLLSHQKGNDFGNEWLRTNEAGSGAYKLVKWTANDSIILQKYDGYRMPLAMKRIVMRHVPEASSQRLLLENGDADVARNLSPDDLATLTKGNKVTVTSVPQATLLYLGLNVKNPNLAKPEVQEAMKWLIDYDGIQKNVTKNTFKVHQTFLPEGFLGALNSNPYHQDVAKAKALLAKAGLPNGFNVTMDVRSAYPYNEIAQAVQANLAQGGIKVEIIPGDNKQTLAKYRARQHDIYIGEWSADYIDPHSNAQGYAWNPDNSDKSSYKMLAWRNSWDIPDLTKETNAALAESSPGKRAQLYQAMQKEMLAKSPFVIMFQQVSQVAMRPGVSGLEVGPINDLVSYLHVKKQ, from the coding sequence ATGAATCTGGTTCTGCGCAATGCGCTAGCGGCAGTGGCCGTTGTCTCGGCCCTGACGCTTACGATGACGACAACAAGCACCGCATTGGCGGCCACCCCGAAAGACATGCTGGTGATCGCCACCACGCTCGACGAATTCTCGACGCTCGACCCGGGCGAAGTGTACGAGCTGGTGCCCGAGGAATATGTCGCCAACACGTACGATCGACTCGTGCGCGTCGATCTGAAAGACCCCTCGAAATTCAACGGCGACGTCGCGCAGTCGTGGACGGTCAGCCCGGACGGACTGACGTTCACGTTCAAGATTCGCCCGGATCTCAAGTTCCATTCAGGCAACCCGCTCACAGCCGACGACGTCGCATGGTCGATCCAGCGCTGCGTGCTGCTCGACAAGGGTGCGGCTGCCGTGCTGCAAGGCATCGGCCTGACGAAGGACAACGCGCTGCAAAACGTCAAGAAGATCGACGATTCGACCGTCAGCATTACGACTGACCAGAAGTACGCGCCCACCTTCGTGCTCAACGTGCTTGGCGCGTGGCCCGCATCTGTGCTCGACAAGAAGCTGCTGCTGTCGCACCAGAAGGGCAATGATTTCGGCAACGAATGGCTGCGCACGAACGAAGCCGGGTCCGGTGCATACAAGCTCGTCAAATGGACGGCAAACGACAGCATCATCCTGCAAAAGTACGACGGCTACCGCATGCCGCTGGCAATGAAGCGCATCGTGATGCGCCATGTGCCGGAAGCGTCGAGTCAGCGCCTGCTGCTCGAAAACGGCGACGCGGATGTCGCGCGCAATCTCAGCCCCGACGATCTCGCCACGCTCACCAAGGGCAACAAGGTGACGGTGACGTCCGTGCCGCAGGCCACGCTGCTCTACCTCGGCCTGAACGTGAAGAACCCGAATCTCGCAAAGCCGGAAGTGCAGGAAGCCATGAAATGGCTGATCGACTACGACGGCATCCAGAAGAACGTGACGAAGAACACCTTCAAGGTTCATCAGACGTTCCTGCCGGAAGGCTTTCTCGGTGCGCTGAACAGCAACCCGTATCATCAGGACGTGGCCAAAGCAAAGGCGTTGCTTGCGAAAGCCGGCTTGCCGAATGGCTTCAACGTGACCATGGACGTACGCAGCGCGTATCCGTACAACGAAATTGCGCAGGCCGTGCAGGCCAATCTCGCGCAAGGCGGCATCAAGGTCGAGATCATTCCGGGCGACAACAAGCAGACGCTCGCGAAGTACCGTGCGCGCCAGCACGATATCTATATCGGCGAATGGTCGGCGGACTACATCGATCCGCACAGCAATGCGCAAGGCTACGCGTGGAATCCCGATAACTCCGACAAGTCTTCGTACAAGATGCTTGCGTGGCGTAATTCGTGGGACATTCCCGATCTGACGAAAGAAACCAACGCGGCACTCGCCGAATCGTCGCCGGGCAAACGCGCACAGCTCTATCAAGCGATGCAGAAGGAAATGCTCGCGAAGTCGCCGTTCGTCATCATGTTCCAGCAGGTCTCGCAGGTGGCGATGCGTCCAGGCGTGTCGGGACTCGAGGTCGGCCCGATCAACGATCTCGTGTCATATCTGCACGTGAAAAAGCAATAG
- a CDS encoding catalase, which translates to MNKLTTAFGAPVVDNQNIQTAGPRGPALLQDVWFLEKLAHFDREVIPERRMHAKGSGAFGTFTVTHDISKYTRAKIFSQIGKKTELFARFSTVAGERGAADAERDIRGFAVKFYTDEGNWDLVGNNTPVFFLRDPLKFPDLNHAIKRDPRSGLRSAESNWDFWTQLPEALHQVTIVMSDRGIPKSFRHMHGFGSHTFSFINADKERFWVKFHLHTQQGIQNLSDAEATALVGADRESSHRDLYESIERNEFPKWTMYVQVMPEADASKTSYNPFDLTKIWPKKDYPLIEVGVMELNRNADNHFADVEQSAFNPANVVPGISFSPDKMLQGRLFSYGDAQRYRLGVNHSLIPVNAPRCPVHSYHRDGSMRVDGNMGGATPYNPNTRGEWLDQPDFSEPPLSIEGAADHWNHRTDDDYFSQPGNLFRLMSPEQQQALFDNTARALAGVSEPIRKLHIEHCTKADPAYGQGVAAALESAGTAGATPNRAL; encoded by the coding sequence GTGAACAAACTGACGACCGCTTTTGGCGCACCCGTTGTAGACAATCAGAATATCCAGACAGCAGGGCCGCGCGGCCCGGCATTGCTGCAGGACGTATGGTTCCTCGAGAAGCTCGCGCACTTCGACCGCGAAGTGATTCCCGAGCGCCGCATGCATGCGAAGGGCTCGGGCGCGTTCGGCACGTTCACGGTCACGCACGACATCTCGAAGTACACGCGCGCCAAAATCTTTTCGCAGATCGGCAAGAAGACGGAACTGTTCGCGCGCTTCTCGACGGTAGCGGGCGAGCGTGGCGCAGCCGATGCCGAGCGCGATATCCGCGGCTTCGCCGTGAAGTTCTATACGGACGAAGGTAACTGGGATCTCGTCGGCAACAACACGCCCGTGTTCTTCCTGCGCGATCCGCTGAAATTTCCGGACCTGAACCACGCGATCAAACGCGACCCCCGCTCGGGCCTGCGCAGCGCCGAAAGCAATTGGGACTTCTGGACGCAACTGCCCGAAGCGCTGCACCAGGTCACGATCGTGATGAGCGATCGCGGCATTCCGAAGTCGTTCCGTCATATGCATGGGTTCGGCAGCCATACGTTCAGCTTCATCAACGCCGACAAGGAACGCTTCTGGGTGAAGTTCCATCTGCACACGCAGCAGGGCATCCAGAACCTGTCGGATGCCGAAGCCACGGCGCTGGTCGGCGCAGACCGCGAAAGCTCGCATCGCGACCTGTACGAATCGATCGAACGCAACGAATTCCCGAAGTGGACGATGTACGTGCAGGTGATGCCCGAAGCGGATGCTTCGAAGACCTCGTACAACCCGTTCGATCTGACCAAGATCTGGCCGAAGAAGGATTACCCGCTGATCGAAGTGGGCGTGATGGAATTGAACCGCAACGCAGACAATCATTTCGCCGATGTCGAGCAGTCCGCGTTCAATCCCGCCAACGTGGTGCCGGGCATCAGCTTCTCGCCGGACAAGATGCTGCAAGGCCGCCTGTTTTCATACGGCGACGCGCAACGCTATCGCCTGGGCGTGAATCACAGTCTGATTCCCGTGAACGCGCCGAGGTGCCCCGTGCACAGCTATCACCGCGACGGCTCGATGCGGGTCGACGGCAACATGGGCGGCGCGACGCCGTACAACCCGAATACGCGCGGCGAATGGCTCGATCAGCCGGATTTCAGCGAGCCGCCGCTGTCGATCGAAGGCGCCGCCGATCACTGGAACCATCGCACCGACGACGACTACTTCTCGCAGCCGGGCAATCTGTTCCGTCTGATGTCGCCGGAGCAGCAGCAGGCGCTGTTCGACAACACGGCGCGTGCGTTGGCGGGCGTGTCGGAGCCGATCCGGAAGCTGCACATCGAGCACTGCACGAAGGCCGATCCCGCGTATGGGCAAGGCGTGGCGGCTGCGCTCGAATCGGCGGGCACAGCGGGTGCGACGCCCAATCGCGCGCTGTGA
- a CDS encoding ABC transporter ATP-binding protein, whose amino-acid sequence MSTHDTTRALCEIDDLRIAFRAHDGTMNEAVRGLSLTLNKGERLGIVGESGSGKSLTGRALLGLLPPAAHCTAKTMRFDGSDLLDMRADQRRKLCGQQMGMILQDPKYSLNPVMTVAQQMREAFALHEPKLGRRAMREKIIAALEAVHIRNPERVVDSYPHELSGGMGQRVMIAMMVSTGPRLLIADEPTSALDVLVSMQVLAVLDEMIAKHDTGLIFISHDLPLVMSFCDRVVVMYAGRVVETCAARDLVHAQHPYTRGLLAANPPLANPPDELPVLSRDPAWLNDVQGASA is encoded by the coding sequence ATGAGCACGCACGACACGACGCGCGCATTGTGCGAAATCGACGATCTGCGCATTGCGTTCCGCGCTCACGACGGCACGATGAACGAAGCGGTGCGCGGCCTTTCGTTGACGCTGAACAAGGGCGAGCGGCTCGGCATTGTCGGCGAATCTGGCTCGGGTAAATCATTGACGGGTCGCGCACTGCTGGGATTATTGCCGCCCGCCGCGCATTGCACGGCGAAGACGATGCGCTTCGACGGAAGCGATCTGCTCGACATGCGTGCTGATCAGCGCCGGAAGCTGTGTGGCCAGCAGATGGGCATGATCCTGCAAGATCCGAAATACTCGCTGAACCCGGTGATGACCGTGGCGCAGCAGATGCGCGAAGCGTTTGCGCTGCACGAGCCAAAGCTTGGCCGGCGCGCGATGCGCGAGAAGATCATCGCCGCGCTCGAAGCCGTGCATATCCGCAACCCGGAGCGCGTGGTGGATTCGTATCCTCATGAACTTTCGGGCGGCATGGGGCAGCGTGTGATGATCGCGATGATGGTATCGACGGGGCCGCGCCTGTTGATCGCCGACGAACCGACCAGTGCGCTCGACGTGCTCGTATCGATGCAGGTACTCGCCGTACTCGACGAGATGATCGCGAAACATGATACTGGCCTCATCTTCATCAGCCACGATCTGCCGCTTGTGATGTCGTTCTGCGACCGCGTCGTGGTGATGTACGCGGGGCGCGTCGTCGAGACCTGCGCGGCGCGCGATCTCGTTCATGCGCAACATCCTTATACGCGTGGCTTGTTGGCTGCGAACCCGCCGCTTGCCAATCCGCCCGACGAGTTGCCGGTTCTCTCGCGCGATCCCGCCTGGCTCAACGACGTGCAAGGAGCATCCGCATGA
- a CDS encoding LysR family transcriptional regulator, which yields MDLNDVRIFVSVVQTGSLMNAASRMGVPLATISRRIRALEKELNVQLLERSARGTRLTDAGARLYQHASLGVEILKDGEEAVVSDQAMLKGRLRISLPPAFDIWWDLLHDFQRRYPDIRLHVYTTERRVDLIEEGIDVALRVGAIAHEAMVARRMLSYRHVLVASPQLIERFGMPREPAALSRLPCALWNRAPNDANTWQLGKTTVEPHIVLTTNDYAQLRHRALNGEFVTEIPPFLAADSIRQGRLVPLLPAYPLPDQQVNLLYPSHRHPSAIVRTYLEFCQSRIAWFVDQCAIDWKSSSQDASAPDSLAQSK from the coding sequence GTGGACCTCAACGACGTCCGCATCTTTGTCAGCGTCGTCCAGACTGGCAGTCTCATGAACGCGGCCAGCCGGATGGGCGTGCCGCTCGCCACCATCAGCCGGCGCATTCGCGCGCTGGAAAAAGAGCTGAACGTGCAGTTGCTGGAGCGATCGGCGCGCGGCACCCGGCTCACCGATGCGGGCGCCCGGCTCTACCAGCACGCAAGTCTCGGCGTCGAAATTCTCAAAGACGGCGAGGAAGCCGTCGTCTCCGACCAGGCCATGCTCAAAGGCCGGCTGCGCATTTCGCTGCCGCCCGCGTTCGACATCTGGTGGGATCTGCTTCACGACTTTCAGCGCCGCTACCCTGACATCCGGCTGCATGTGTACACGACCGAGCGGCGCGTCGACCTGATCGAGGAAGGCATCGACGTGGCCTTGCGCGTCGGCGCGATTGCGCATGAAGCGATGGTTGCGCGGCGCATGCTGTCGTATCGTCATGTGCTGGTTGCAAGTCCGCAACTGATCGAGCGCTTCGGCATGCCGCGCGAACCGGCGGCGCTCAGCCGCCTGCCCTGCGCGCTCTGGAACCGCGCGCCCAATGACGCCAACACATGGCAGCTAGGCAAGACGACGGTCGAACCGCATATCGTGCTGACCACCAACGACTACGCACAGCTTCGTCATCGCGCGCTGAACGGCGAGTTCGTCACCGAGATTCCGCCCTTTCTCGCCGCCGACTCGATCCGGCAAGGGCGGCTCGTCCCGCTGCTGCCCGCGTACCCGCTGCCGGATCAGCAGGTCAATCTGCTGTATCCGTCGCATCGGCATCCTTCCGCGATCGTGCGGACCTATCTCGAGTTCTGTCAGTCGCGCATCGCGTGGTTCGTCGATCAATGCGCGATCGACTGGAAATCATCGTCGCAAGACGCCTCCGCGCCGGATTCTCTCGCGCAGTCGAAATAA
- the ddpX gene encoding D-alanyl-D-alanine dipeptidase has protein sequence MTDTPQLIHITPETHGVELDLAYATADNFTGKPIYKEAHCLLLAPAEAGLRKAVELAASIGMKLRIFDAYRPPQAQQVLWDFLPDPTYIAELGRGSNHSRGTALDLTLIDSHGEALDMGTGFDAMVKESEHFHNGLPQHVQRNRLLLLGIMHAAGFTHIASEWWHYEIPGSRALPIIDNSESGPLKLM, from the coding sequence ATGACCGATACCCCACAACTGATTCACATCACGCCCGAAACGCATGGCGTCGAACTCGACCTCGCCTACGCCACCGCCGATAACTTCACCGGCAAGCCGATCTACAAGGAAGCGCACTGCCTGTTGCTCGCGCCCGCCGAAGCCGGCTTGCGCAAGGCGGTCGAACTCGCGGCCAGCATCGGCATGAAGCTGCGTATCTTCGATGCGTACCGCCCGCCGCAAGCGCAACAGGTCCTGTGGGACTTCTTGCCCGACCCGACCTATATCGCGGAGCTCGGGCGCGGCTCGAATCATAGCCGCGGCACGGCGCTCGATCTGACCTTGATCGACAGCCACGGCGAAGCGCTCGATATGGGCACGGGCTTCGACGCAATGGTCAAGGAATCCGAGCATTTTCACAACGGACTGCCGCAGCATGTGCAGCGCAACCGCCTGCTGCTGCTCGGCATCATGCACGCGGCCGGCTTCACGCATATTGCCAGCGAGTGGTGGCACTACGAAATACCCGGTTCGCGCGCGCTGCCCATTATCGACAACAGCGAAAGCGGCCCGTTGAAACTGATGTAA
- a CDS encoding ABC transporter permease, with the protein MSTPITPIDQIRAASARSAGLRWTLRVLRWVLTLAITFTGLLAVTFVIGRKVPIDPVLAILGDRASASAYAAARIQLGLDKPLAEQFFIYVSAVLHGDLGVSLLTANPVIDDIKRVFPATLELATLSTIIGVLVGVPLGVIAAVRHNRWIDHVARFIGLIGSSVPVFWLGLMGLLLFYAKLHWVSGPGRLDPVFDGMVEPRTGSLLIDSLMAGEWDVFFNALSHIALPAAILGYYSVAYLSRMTRSFMLDQLNQEYITTARAKGLSERRVVWVHAFGNIAVPLLTVIALSYSFLLEGSVLTEIVFAWPGIGSYLTGALLNADMNAVLGSTLVIGITFIALNLLTDALYRVFDPRAR; encoded by the coding sequence ATGTCGACACCGATCACTCCCATCGACCAGATCCGCGCTGCGTCCGCGCGCAGCGCGGGCTTGCGCTGGACGTTGCGCGTGCTGCGCTGGGTGCTCACGCTCGCGATCACGTTCACGGGCCTGCTGGCCGTGACCTTCGTGATCGGCCGCAAGGTGCCGATCGATCCCGTGCTCGCCATACTCGGCGACCGCGCGTCGGCGAGCGCCTACGCGGCCGCGCGCATCCAGCTCGGTCTCGACAAGCCGCTCGCCGAGCAGTTCTTTATTTATGTGAGCGCGGTGCTGCACGGCGATCTCGGCGTATCGCTGCTGACTGCGAACCCCGTGATCGACGACATCAAGCGCGTGTTCCCCGCGACGCTCGAACTCGCGACACTGTCGACGATCATCGGCGTGCTGGTCGGCGTGCCGCTCGGCGTGATTGCGGCCGTCCGGCACAACCGCTGGATCGATCACGTGGCGCGTTTCATCGGCTTGATCGGCAGTTCGGTGCCGGTGTTCTGGCTCGGCCTGATGGGACTGCTGCTGTTCTACGCAAAACTGCATTGGGTATCGGGACCGGGCAGGCTCGACCCGGTATTCGACGGCATGGTCGAACCGCGCACGGGCAGCCTGCTGATCGACTCGCTGATGGCGGGCGAATGGGATGTGTTCTTCAATGCGCTGTCGCACATCGCATTGCCTGCCGCGATACTCGGCTACTACTCGGTCGCATATCTGAGCCGGATGACGCGCTCGTTCATGCTCGACCAGCTGAATCAGGAGTACATCACCACAGCGCGCGCCAAAGGCCTGTCCGAGCGGCGCGTCGTGTGGGTGCATGCGTTCGGCAATATCGCGGTGCCGCTGCTCACGGTCATCGCGCTCTCGTACAGCTTCTTGCTCGAAGGTTCGGTGTTGACGGAAATCGTCTTCGCGTGGCCGGGCATCGGCTCGTATCTGACGGGTGCGTTGCTCAACGCCGACATGAATGCCGTGCTTGGCAGCACGCTCGTGATCGGCATCACCTTCATCGCGTTGAATCTGCTGACCGACGCGCTCTATCGCGTGTTCGATCCGCGCGCCCGCTGA
- the sapR gene encoding sap1 transcriptional regulator SapR: MSTAFAHTVEASFATLTPTAKRIASYMLANLERLGLETADQIAQQTGTSGISVGRFLRSVGYRNLDDLKRELRGAQSRPWFITDRLDAYRSERDDINDNGANGNAAGDAGDPSARSLDLELDAIRYVYQLAQGEIFARIAQRIAEADAVFILGIQSTRGISNAFYSYLEYLRPRVFYSDGMSGSYVDSLNSEFASPYLIVTDTRAYSRIARRYCEAATRRELPFALVTDLYCPWAREFPCDLIQVKTDVGQFWDSLAPLTCLFNLLLTSIVERLGPAIDQRVARNRELQRELDQFDL; the protein is encoded by the coding sequence ATGTCCACCGCATTCGCCCACACAGTCGAAGCAAGCTTCGCGACGCTTACGCCCACGGCCAAGCGCATCGCCAGCTACATGCTGGCGAACCTCGAACGCCTCGGCCTCGAAACGGCGGACCAGATTGCGCAGCAGACGGGCACGAGCGGGATCTCGGTGGGGCGATTTCTGCGCAGCGTCGGCTATCGCAATCTCGACGACCTGAAGCGCGAGTTGCGCGGCGCGCAATCGCGCCCGTGGTTCATCACCGACCGGCTCGACGCTTACCGCAGCGAGCGCGACGACATTAACGACAACGGCGCGAACGGCAACGCTGCAGGCGACGCGGGCGATCCCTCCGCGCGCTCGCTCGATCTCGAACTCGACGCCATCCGCTACGTGTATCAACTGGCGCAAGGCGAGATTTTCGCCCGCATCGCGCAGCGCATTGCCGAGGCGGATGCTGTATTCATCCTCGGCATTCAATCGACGCGCGGTATTTCCAACGCGTTCTACAGCTACCTGGAGTACCTGCGTCCGCGCGTGTTCTATTCCGACGGCATGTCCGGCTCATATGTCGATTCGCTCAATTCGGAGTTCGCGTCGCCATATCTGATCGTCACCGACACGCGCGCCTATTCGCGCATCGCGCGACGCTATTGCGAAGCGGCGACGCGGCGCGAATTGCCGTTTGCACTCGTCACCGATCTCTATTGCCCGTGGGCGCGCGAGTTTCCCTGCGACCTGATTCAGGTGAAGACGGACGTTGGCCAGTTCTGGGATTCGCTTGCGCCGCTTACGTGCCTATTCAATCTGTTATTGACGTCGATTGTCGAACGACTGGGTCCGGCTATCGATCAACGGGTTGCGCGCAACCGCGAGTTGCAGCGCGAACTCGATCAATTCGACCTCTGA
- a CDS encoding ABC transporter ATP-binding protein — protein sequence MIDVDAVTVRFKTAAGAVDAVRNASFHVAQGEVFGLVGESGSGKSTILRALSGLTPIAQGTMRIAQHEQAARKRDVQMVFQDPYGSLHPRFTVDQTLREPLRISGIDRHEERIVNALREVGLNASFRFRYPHQLSGGQRQRVAIARALIVEPRVLLLDEPTSALDVSVQAEILNLLKRLHQERNLTMILVSHNLAVVGFLCSRVAIMRNGEIVEELDIGRVRAQQVESEYSRSLLLATGGYRRKAVEVIGVDASL from the coding sequence ATGATCGACGTCGATGCGGTGACGGTTCGGTTCAAGACGGCTGCAGGCGCCGTCGATGCGGTGCGCAATGCCAGCTTTCATGTTGCGCAGGGCGAAGTGTTCGGTCTTGTTGGCGAGTCAGGTTCCGGCAAGTCGACGATCCTGCGAGCATTGAGTGGGCTTACGCCGATTGCGCAAGGCACGATGCGTATTGCACAGCACGAACAAGCGGCGCGAAAGCGCGATGTGCAGATGGTGTTTCAGGACCCGTATGGGTCGCTGCATCCGCGCTTCACCGTCGATCAGACATTGCGCGAGCCGTTGCGTATCAGTGGAATTGATCGGCATGAAGAGCGGATCGTCAATGCGCTGCGTGAAGTGGGATTGAATGCGTCGTTTCGGTTTCGCTATCCGCATCAGTTGTCGGGTGGGCAAAGGCAACGGGTTGCGATTGCGCGCGCGTTGATTGTTGAGCCGCGTGTGCTGTTGCTCGATGAGCCGACCTCGGCACTTGATGTCTCCGTGCAGGCCGAGATATTGAACCTGCTTAAGCGCCTGCATCAGGAGCGCAATCTGACGATGATTCTTGTTAGTCATAATCTCGCGGTGGTCGGGTTTTTGTGTTCGCGGGTCGCGATTATGCGTAATGGTGAGATTGTTGAGGAACTCGATATTGGGCGCGTTCGCGCGCAGCAGGTTGAGAGTGAGTATTCACGCAGCCTCCTGCTCGCGACGGGGGGGTATCGGCGCAAGGCTGTGGAGGTGATTGGGGTTGATGCTTCTTTGTGA